A region of the Pseudomonas asiatica genome:
TGCGACAAAGGCAACGGCGGAAGCTTCGGCCAAGGCTGCGAAAGAGGTAGCCGAGCGCTCAACTAAAGAAACAGCAGAGAGGACTGCAAGGGAAGGCTCAGAGCAATTTACTAAACATGCCGAGGACATACCTTACAGAGGAAAAGATGGCGCAAAAGTAAATGAGCTTGTCGTCCGAGATGGTTCACACCTCGGACCAAACGGAAGACCAAAACCCAACAGCAGATACAAGACTGGAGAGCACGAATATATTTATGAAACCGACAACCTAGGTCGAATCAAAGAAGTAACAGCCAACGACCTTAAATTGACGAACAGGGAAAAACGACTTCCTCACAGCCCAAACTCGCCAGAAAAAATGAGCGGCGATCACGCAGGACATCTGATTGGCGATAGATTCGGCGGATCTCCCAAATTGGACAATATTGTAAGCCAATCAGCCTCTACCAATACCGGACCATACAAAAGGCTTGAAAATGAGTGGGCAAAAGCAATAAAAAATGGTAAAAATGTCTCTGTAAAAATCACCCCAAATTACTCAGGAGCATCATCAAGACCAAACAGTTTCACCATCGAACAAGTCATCAACGGAAAAACCAAAAGAGTCAGATTAAAAAATTAGAAGGCATAATCATGGAAAAAATCTTTGAAGATCATCTTTCCAAGATCCAAGCAGACATGGTCAGCATCGCACTAGAATATATCGAGCACAGGGCCGATGAAATTTACATCTATGCCGCAAACGAAGATGGAATAACTGCGTTCGATGTTCTTTATAAAATAAACGGAACCATAGTAGAAAAAGAAAATATAAATAGCGCCCTGAAAACAGGAGAACCCAAATATGATACATCAGAAAACAGAATGAACTCCATGCTGGACATAGGTCTCGACGACCTGGAAGCCCTTGAAGAAAAATGCAACGAGTTCAACCAAGAAGTACCTAGTGAAATGCGTATCCACTACGTCGTAAAAAGCAATGAAATGCGAGCAAAGCTCAGATACGATAAAGTATTTTCTGGAGACGCTGAATTAACACCGGGACACATATTCGACTCTTGGGTTCAAAGCATAACTCAAGGAAATTCTGCACTTTAGCTCAATCACCGATACCAATATCCATCTCGGCGCAGAAGATTCCTGTCTGCGCTGATAATGGATCAGGAGAGTTTTTTAAATCCACTAACGCAGCTAAGAGCGCCTGGGGTTTACCTCACGGTAGACGAGCTGCAAGCGCATCAGGCCCGGATCCTGGACAACTTATGACGAAAGCTGGGAATACAACCACTGGCCGGGACTGCCACAGGACTTCGATTTTGGCTATTGGAACGGAGCCCCGGATGACCAGCAAGTTGCTTTTCCTACACCAGATGCACGCGTTGCCCTGTTCAACCTGATTGATCCATCCCTGAGCCAGGATGGGCAATGTGAAGTCCAGCTCCCAGGCCATCGCCCCTTCGTGCTCATGCGCATGACCAACGGCGTAATGCTGCCGCTGCCGATGCTCACCGACACATTGCGCATCGACACCGATGCCATGACCCTGTCGATGACGCACCGCATCAGCCTGTGCCCAGCTCGCTTGATATTCGCGTGCTCGAAGCGCGTTTCGAAACCAATCCCGACGCTCCCATCATTCGGCGCGCCCCACACCGCAGCAGGGAGCACGTCTGATATGGCCGATAACGTAATGGCTCGACAACAGACGAAATGGACGGTCATCAGCATCGCGCCAGACGTTTGCAAAACACCGATGGGCAGCAGCGTTCCACCCGTTCCCTATCCGGTCACGGCCGAGCTGGATACCAGCACCGGTGTAGCAAAGAGCGTTCGCGCCAATGGGCATCCGGTAGTCGTGTAATACCAAGCATTTGTAGAAGCGGCACAACTCAAGGGCAGCGAACACTCAGAACGGAGGCTCACTGCCCTTCCAAATAACTAGCGCTATGGAATACACAATCTGTTCACCCTATAAAATTTCAGCATAGGCCTTCCCACCCGCTCCTTAAAAAATCGACAAAGGCATTCAAGTAGTTAAAAGGCTGAATTCGAAGTGGTGTCGTTCAAAGTTTGCCCGGGCGTTGGAGCTAGCCAAAAAATCTCGCCAACGTCTGACCAAAAGTCAGATTGATGCATTAAAAGGAAAAATTGAACGCCACGCACAAGCAGTCAGCGTTCCAGTAGAGATCCACCGTATAGGCATAACGAACAGCAATCCTGAAAATAAAAATACCCTGGGGATTTACAAAGTATTGCGAAAGACGAGAGCAGAAACCATCGAGAAAACATGAGACGAAGCGATAAAAATCATCGCTGCCTTGGCGCCCTCCAAAAAAGCAACTGGAGAAATAGGCAAAATCACGGACAAGCAGTATGATGATTTTCTTGAAAAATCAATTAAAGACTCGGTGAGAGGTTCAAGAACAACCAACCCATGGAAAGGCATACTCTAGGAGCAGAAAAATGAACCACCCAACATTTGAAGAATTCGCTTGCGCAATAAATAAAAATTCAGAATCCGCCGAACTCAACCTTGTATTTTCAAAGATTGGCATTACAGTCCAAAACCTTCACGACTATAAACTTGATGTCCCAAGACAGCGTTTATGGTCAGACGATGCTGCGGCTCTGCAACTAGAATTCAAGGACGTCGGAATACTGAATGAAATTCCCTATCATGATATTGATGAAGGTCCTTGGGTGCTAACCGATGTTATCTTTTGGGGCTGGCAAAGAGAGACAAACTCCTACTACACAGGCCCCCTACCATACGAACTAAACTTCCAATTAAATCGAGACTCAATCAGAGACAAGCTGCTCAAGAAACTGGGGAAACCTAGCGTATACGGAATCTCAGACAACGTCGATGTATGGACACTGGAAACAATCGAGATGGCTATCGATTACGATGGAGAAAAGGGAATACGCTGCATTAGCCTTGGACTCCCCCCAGACTGATTAACCAGCAGCATCTAGGCTCTGTACGAAAAGAGATATCGCAAACACCGCATGGAACAAGCTAGCGAGACCATGGCGGCATAGCTTTTCGCGAGCTTGTCGAAGCGTGTCACGATCCGGCGGTTCTCTTTCAGCCAGCCAAACATGCGTTCGGATGTTGCGCTGTCGATACTTGGGCCGATCAAACAGTCTGGGTAAGCCAGGCTTGGGCTTGCGCTTCATCGAGCGCATCGGAATGACGGGCTGCACTGTCAGGCCACCGCGACTGCGGCCTAGAGCGTGATCGGCAGGCTCGTCAGCCCCCCTTTTTTCCCGGCGCCAGAAGAGGCTCGGGCTGCTTGTACAGCAGCTGAGTCGATCATCCAGGTTTGCAAATCGATCAAGCCTCGCTCATTCAATCTCAGGTGCAAGCGTTTGAGCATCTGATCGAATGTGCCCTGCTTTCGCCAACCACGGAACCGTTGATACACAGTTGACCATGGGCCCAAGCGTTCCGGCATATGTCGCCACGCTGCGCCCGAACAGAGTATCCAGAGCACGCCAGCGAGCATCAGGCGGTCGCTCAGGCGGGCTGCCCGCGGCCATGGCTTTCAGTGATGAGATCGGCGACCACAGTCCAAGCCTCATCCTAGAGTTCGTAACGCTTTGCCATCACAGAATGCCTTTCCGTCGATGCGGGCGGACTCTGCAGTTTCAGCGTTCGAGGGGCGGTGATTGGGTTACTTGGGATTTCGTACAAAGCCTGGAAAGGCCCGAATGCCCATGGATCCTGATGGATCTGACTGAAACGAAAAAAGACGCCGAAGCGTCTTTTTTCAATGATCTACAGACTTTCATGAAACCCTGTAAATCTATATTTGGAGCGGGAAACGAGACTCGAACTCGCGACCCCGACCTTGGCAAGGTCGTGCTCTACCAACTGAGCTATTCCCGCGTCGTGATGGGTGCCATTCTAGCGATTTCTAAAACAGCGTCAACCCCTTGATTCAAAAAAACTTTTATTTCTGCTCAGAGCCTTCGCGCAGGTGCGGCCAGGCGGCCAGCAGGTAGTGCACCATCGACCACAGGGTCAGCCCCGCCGCCACCAGCAGCAGCGCGTAACCGAGGATTACCCAGAAGGTCACCGCCGGCGGGTTGCCCAGCAGGATCACCAGCGCCAGCATCTGTGCCGCGGTTTTCCACTTGCCAAGGTTGGACACCGCCACATGCGCGCGCGCGCCCAGCTCGGCCATCCACTCGCGCAGCGCCGAAACCACGATCTCGCGGCCGATGATCACCGCAGCCGGCAGGGTCAGCCAGAAGTTGGCGTGGGTCTGCACCAGCAGCACCAGGGCCACCGCCACCATCAGCTTGTCGGCCACAGGGTCTAGGAAGGCACCGAACGGCGTGCTCTGCTGCAGGCGGCGCGCCAGGTAGCCGTCCAGCCAGTCGGTGGCGGCGGCAACGGCGAACACGCTGCTGGCGGCCATGTAGCTCCAGTGATAGGGCACATAGAACAGCAGGATGAAGATCGGGATGAGCAGGACGCGTAGAACGGTGAGCAGGTTTGGAATATTCATCGGTACGACTGGCCGCAAGTTGAGCCCGCATTCTACTCGCTATGCAGGCTGGCATAAATCGACTCGGCAAGCTTTTTACTGATGCCGGGTGCTTTGGCGATCTCATCGACACTGGCGCGGTTGAGCTCCTGCAGGCCGCCGAAATGTTTCAGCAGGTCGCGCCGGCGCTTGGGCCCTACCCCTGCCACATCCTCCAGGCTGGACACCCGGCGGGCCTTGCCGCGGCGGGCGCGGTGGCCGGTGATGGCGAAACGGTGGGCCTCGTCGCGAATCTGCTGGATCAGGTGCAAGGCCGGTGAGTCGCCCTTGAGGGTGAACTCATGGTGCACGTCGTTCAGGTACAGGGTTTCGAAACCGGCCTTGCGCGTCACGCCCTTGGCCACGCCAAGCAGGGTCAAGTCGCTGAAGCCCAGCTCCTGCATCACGTCACGGGCCATGTTTAGCTGGCCTTTGCCGCCGTCCACCAGCAGCACGTCGGGCAGCTTGCCCTCGCCATCCTTGATGCGCCCGTAGCGGCGGGTCAGGGCCTGGTGCATGGCGGCGTAGTCGTCACCAGCGGTGACGCCTTCGATGTTGAAGCGGCGGTAGTCGGACTTGAGCGGGCCTTCGGGGCCGAACACCACGCAGCTGGCCACGGTGGCTTCGCCGCTGGAATGGCTGATGTCGTAGCACTCCAGGCGCTGCGGCACCTCGTCCAGGCCCAGCACCTCGGCCAGGGCCTCGAAACGTGCGGCCATGTGCTGGCGGTTGGCCAGGCGGGCATTGAGCGCCTGCTCGGCGTTGGTCACCGCCAGCTGCTGCCAGCGGGCGCGGGTACCGCGTACCCGGTGGCTGATGGTCAGCTCGCGGCCGCGCAGGGTCTGCAGGGCTTCGCTGATGGCGGCGAAGTCTTCGTGCACCACGTTGACGATCAGTTCGCCCGGCAGTTCGCGCTCGGCATTGCCCAGGTAGTACTGGGAAAGGAACGCGGCCATCACTTCGGCCACTTCCTCCTCGATGCCTACCTGCGGGAAGAAGTTCTTGCTACCCAGCACCCGCCCGCCGCGCACGCTGATCAGGTGCACGCAGGCGCCGCCGGGGTTGACGAAGGCGGCGATAACGTCGACGTCGCCGCTGCCGCCTTCGATGTACTGCTGGTCCTGGACGCGGCGCAGCAAGGCGATCTGGTCGCGCAACTCGGCGGCCTTCTCGAAATTGAGGGACATGGCGGCCTTCTCCATCTCGGCATTGAGCTCGTTGCCCAGTTGCTGGCTACGCCCTTCGAGGAACATCACCGAGTGGCGCACATCCTCGGCATATTCCTCGGCGGTCACCAGGCCCGTGCAGGGCCCTTTGCAGCGTTTGATCTGGTACTGCAGGCATGGCCGGGTGCGGTTGGCGTAGTAGCTGTCTTCGCACTGGCGCACCGAAAAGGCCTTTTGCAGCAGGCTGAGGCTTTCGCGAATGGCGCCGGCGCTGGGGTACGGGCCAAAGTAGCGGCCCTTGGCCTTCTTCGCCCCACGGTGAATGCCCAGCCGCGGGAACTCGCCGTCGGAAAGGAACACGTAGGGGTAGGATTTGTCATCGCGCAGCAGGATGTTGTACGGCGGCCGCCACTCCTTGATCAGGTTCTGCTCAAGCAGCAGCGCCTCGGTTTCGTTGGCGGTGATGGTGGTTTCGACCTGGGCGATGCGGGCCACCAGCGCGGCGGTCTTGGGCGCCAGGCCGGTCTTGCGGAAATAGCTGGCCAGGCGCTTCTTGAGGTTTTTGGCCTTGCCCACGTAAAGCAGCCGGGCTTCGCCGTCGAACATCCGGTAGACGCCCGGGCGACCACTGCAGGTAGCCAGGAATGCGCTGGCATCGAAAACTTGGGACATGAGGTTTTACAGGCTTGCGTCGACCATACCGTGGCGAACGGCCAGCAAGGTCAGTTCGACGTCGCTGGTGACCGAGAGTTTTTCAAAGATCCGATAACGGTAAGTATTGACGGTCTTGGGCGAGAGGCACAACTTGTCGGAGATGATCTGCACTTTCTGGCAGCCGACGATCATCAGGGCAATCTGGATTTCCCGCTCCGACAAGGCATCGAACGGCGAGCCCTGTGGCTGGAATGGCTTCAGCGCCATCTGCTGGGCAATCTGGGGGCTGATGTAGCGCTGGCCGGCGAAGGCCAGGCGGATGGCCTGGACCATTTCGTCAAGGCCGGCGCCCTTGGTCAGGTAGCCAGCAGCGCCGGCCTGCAGCAGGCGCGTGGGGAACGGGTCTTCCTCGCACACGGTCACGGCAACCACCTTGATGTCCGGGTGGCTGCGCAGCAGCTTGCGGGTGGCCTCCAGGCCGCCGATGCCGGGCATTTTCACGTCCATCAGCACCACATCCGGCTTCAGTTCACGGGCCAGCCTGAGCGCCGACTCGCCCGAATCGCCCTCACCCACCACCTGCAGGCCATCGATGTCGGCCAGCATGCGTGTAATACCGGTTCGTACCAGATCGTGATCGTCGACCACTAAGACCCTAATCAAGCACACACCTCGTCAGCAGGGCGATTGGATCCCGCCACCTTAACAAAATTTTTCACGGCGGACCTAACGCATTCCTTCCGTAAGAAACGCCTGACGTTCAACCGTGAGCGGCCTCACTGTCTGCCGGGATTTGTCGTTGTTGGTCAAACGCCGCAACAAGTGCCAGAGTGCGGCCTGATCGTCGCACGACAACTGCCGGAAAGCCCCCAGCAAACCGGACTCATCGGCGCTCAGCCCCTCGAGCGGTGCCGGGGTGCGGATACCGCTGAGCACATAGAGTGCATCCACGCCCTGGGTTGCCAATGCCGCCAGGTAATCGACCCGCGGCGAGCGTTCACCACTCTCGTATTTGCCCTGGGCATTGGGTTCGACCCCGCCGATATCGCCAAACACGCGCTGGGTCATCCCCAGACGCTCACGCTCTTCCCGCAGCCGCGGACCGATTCCATTCATGGGGGTCTCCTTATCCCTGATCACACTCATGTACGGCCTACCCACCTGCAGGCGGCCGTGAACGCCTGGGTTCACTATGCCGATGCTCACCAGTCGCGACAAGCCATCATTGAGCTATTAGTCGATCGTGCGCTGCATGCGCACAAAGCATTCGTCCTCACCCATTTCGACGAAGCCGTGGCGCTGGTAGAGCACACGCGCCGGGTTGCTGCGAAACACCATCAGCCGCAGCAGCGGCAGGTGCCGCTGGCGGGCCCACAGTGCCAACTGCTCCAGCACCCGGCTGCCGACCCCACGCCCACGGTGCTCGGGTAGCAGGTGCAACTCGCGGATGAACAACGCCTGGCGGTCCTGGCTGAGGCTGCAGAAGCCGAGTACCGCGTCGCCTTCGGTCACCAGCCACTGCTCGCGCCAGCCCCAGGCTTCGTCGAAGGCTTCCTCTAGCCACAGCAGGTCGTATTCGCGGTAGTACGGCAGCATGGCGCGGCGCGTGAGGTCGCGGGCGAAGGTGCGGTGGGAGTCGTTGGCGGGGGTCAGTTGTAGAGGCATGGGTTCTCTGGTCTGGCAGCTCTTGCACTGTCGTTTGTAGGAGCGGCCTTGTGTCGCGACAGGGCTGCACAGCAGCCCCGGGATTTCGGCATGGAGCCATTATTGCCGGGGCCGCTCTGCGGCCCTGTCGCGACACAAGGCCGCTCCTACAGGGGTCAGCACAGTCCCGATAAATCATTATCGCTCATTGGGCGTAGCACACGGGCGAACTGCCGGGCCCACGGCGATCCAGTTCGTCCTCCAGCCATTCGGCCAACACCCGGGCATTGTTGTGCTCGGTATCCTTGCCCGCATAAAGCAATGTCAGCGTGCCCTTTCCGGCCAGGTCCAGCAGCGGATACCAGTGCTCGGGGTGGGCCGCCAGCTCTTGCTGGTAACGCTTGGTGAAGCCGGCGAAATCCACTTCACCCTGGTGAAACGCCTTGCGCAACTCATCCGAGGGTGCAACTTCGCGCAACCACTGCCCGTGCAGGTCGTCCTTGCGTTTGTTACGCGGCCAAAGGCGATCGACCAGCACGCGCTGGCCGTCGTCTTGCTCAACCGCATCGTAGACACGCTTGCAGCGAATCACGGGTTTCTCCTGCCACTACCGTCCGTCTTGAGCCTAGATAAATCATTGATCGAGGTCACGGCCGGGTTACGAATTGTTTCTATGCTCAAGGCCTTCGGCACCCTTGCCCCACCCCGACCGGAGCCACCATGGCAACCCCTTCACTGGCCAGCCTGCCGCAACTGGCCCAACGCGATGCACGCCCGCAACTTGCCCACAAGCCCGGGCGAGCCACCCTGGTGTTGTTCTTCGGCCTGCTGCTGGCCGGTATCGCCTACACCGCCTGGAGCCTGAAGCAGGATGTGACGGCCAGCGGCACGGTAATCACCACGGTCACACCATTCCTGCTGCTGGGCCTGGCGTTGCTGATTGCCCTGGGCTTCGAGTTCGTCAATGGCTTCCATGACACCGCCAACGCAGTGGCCACCGTCATCTACACCCACTCGTTGCCTGCCCCCGTCGCCGTGGTCTGGTCCGGGCTGTGCAACTTCCTCGGCGTGCTGCTTTCCAGTGGCGCGGTGGCGTTCGGCATCATCGCCCTGCTGCCGGTGGAGCTGATTCTGCAGGTCGGCTCCTCGGCCGGCTTCGCCATGGTCTTCGCCCTGCTGCTGGCGGCGATCATCTGGAACCTCGGCACCTGGTGGCTGGGCCTGCCGGCCTCATCCTCGCACACCCTGATCGGTTCGATCATCGGCGTGGGCGTGGCCAATGCGCTGATGCACGGGCGCGACGGTACCAGCGGCGTGGACTGGGCCCAGGCCAGCAAGGTCGGTTATGCCCTGCTGTTCTCGCCACTGCTCGGCTTTGCCTGTGCCGCCCTGTTGCTGCTGGCCCTGCGCACGCTGGTCAAGCGCAAGGCACTGTACCAGGCGCCGGAAGGCCAGACACCACCACCGTGGTGGATTCGCGGCGTACTGATCCTGACCTGCACCGGGGTGTCCTTTGCCCACGGCTCCAACGACGGCCAGAAAGGCATGGGCCTGATCATGCTGATTCTGGTTGGTACCCTGCCGATGGCTTACGCATTGAACAAGACCATGCCCAATGAGCAGGCCATGCAGTTTTCCGCGGTCGCCGAGGTTACCCGCCAGGCACTGGTGCGCGGCGCCCGGCAAGCAGCACCGGCCGACCCACGCCAGGTGCTGACCACGTTCATTGCCGAGCCCAGGGCCAACCCGCAACTGATACCGGCGCTGGCGGCACTGGCCGGCATGATCGGCGAAGAGGTCAAAGGTTATGGCTCGCTCAAGCGGGTACCGGCCGAAGCCATGGCCAACGTGCGCAACGACATGTACCTGACCAGCGAAGCCATCCGCCTGATCGAGAAGAACCAGCTGGTGGTGTTCGATGCAGGCACCCGCAGCCAGGTGCTGCTGTTCAAGACCCAGCTGGACGATGCCACCCGCTACATCCCGCTGTGGGTGAAAGTGGCCGTGGCCATCGCACTGGGGCTCGGTACCATGGTCGGCTGGCGGCGCATCGTGGTGACGGTAGGCGAGAAGATCGGCAAGACCCACCTCAGCTATGCCCAAGGGGCTTCGGCCGAAGTGGTGGCAATGTGCACCATTGGTGCGGCGGACATGTTCGGGCTGCCGGTGTCGACCACCCACGTGCTGAGTTCCGGGGTGGCCGGGACCATGGTGGCCAACGGGTCGGGGATACAGAAGCGCACGCTGGTCAACCTGCTGATGGCCTGGGTGCTGACCTTGCCGGCAGCGATGCTGTTGGCCGGCAGCCTGTACTGGCTGCTGCACCACATTTTCTGAAAAGCTCGAATACGCCCCTTGTAGGAGCGGCCTTGTGTCGCGAAAGGGCTGCAAGGCAGCCCCAGCGATTTATGCATCAGTGCTGAAATCCCGGGGCCGCCTTGCGGCCCTTTCGCGACACAAGGCCGCTCCTACAATGGCCGGTGCATGCACATAAGGCCAGTGTTGCCTGATCAGCCTGGGATTTTCAGGCCCCGCTGCACGGCCGGCCGCTCGAGGAACGCCGCCAGCACCCGCTGCACTTCCTTGAACTGATCGAAGCCAACCAAATCTCGGGCGTTGTAACGCTCAACCAGGTTACGCACCCACGGGAAGATCGCGATATCGGCAATGCTGTACTCGTCGACCATCCATTCCCGGCCTTTCAGATGGCGGTCCAGAACACCGAGCAGGCGC
Encoded here:
- a CDS encoding DUF2169 domain-containing protein; translated protein: MPQDFDFGYWNGAPDDQQVAFPTPDARVALFNLIDPSLSQDGQCEVQLPGHRPFVLMRMTNGVMLPLPMLTDTLRIDTDAMTLSMTHRISLCPARLIFACSKRVSKPIPTLPSFGAPHTAAGSTSDMADNVMARQQTKWTVISIAPDVCKTPMGSSVPPVPYPVTAELDTSTGVAKSVRANGHPVVV
- a CDS encoding DNA/RNA non-specific endonuclease, which codes for MSEQPIQLDTLVVRVREIPLRKIRGGPDRMFVQTDGTGKVLVDFADGVDVWGKALELNEAEYEAVRQEAFRMELADLDDIPTYTELYPSSRSGGAATTPNGNTLGRVNGETPASGKAANDANTEVASETPAEGVTGEEILDGVQLGLDIVGLIPVVGEIADIANAGISLARGDYAGAALSLVSAIPFAGYVGTAGKVVRHATKATAEASAKAAKEVAERSTKETAERTAREGSEQFTKHAEDIPYRGKDGAKVNELVVRDGSHLGPNGRPKPNSRYKTGEHEYIYETDNLGRIKEVTANDLKLTNREKRLPHSPNSPEKMSGDHAGHLIGDRFGGSPKLDNIVSQSASTNTGPYKRLENEWAKAIKNGKNVSVKITPNYSGASSRPNSFTIEQVINGKTKRVRLKN
- a CDS encoding GNAT family N-acetyltransferase, with the translated sequence MPLQLTPANDSHRTFARDLTRRAMLPYYREYDLLWLEEAFDEAWGWREQWLVTEGDAVLGFCSLSQDRQALFIRELHLLPEHRGRGVGSRVLEQLALWARQRHLPLLRLMVFRSNPARVLYQRHGFVEMGEDECFVRMQRTID
- a CDS encoding helix-turn-helix domain-containing protein produces the protein MNGIGPRLREERERLGMTQRVFGDIGGVEPNAQGKYESGERSPRVDYLAALATQGVDALYVLSGIRTPAPLEGLSADESGLLGAFRQLSCDDQAALWHLLRRLTNNDKSRQTVRPLTVERQAFLTEGMR
- a CDS encoding DUF488 domain-containing protein; this translates as MIRCKRVYDAVEQDDGQRVLVDRLWPRNKRKDDLHGQWLREVAPSDELRKAFHQGEVDFAGFTKRYQQELAAHPEHWYPLLDLAGKGTLTLLYAGKDTEHNNARVLAEWLEDELDRRGPGSSPVCYAQ
- the uvrC gene encoding excinuclease ABC subunit UvrC, which gives rise to MSQVFDASAFLATCSGRPGVYRMFDGEARLLYVGKAKNLKKRLASYFRKTGLAPKTAALVARIAQVETTITANETEALLLEQNLIKEWRPPYNILLRDDKSYPYVFLSDGEFPRLGIHRGAKKAKGRYFGPYPSAGAIRESLSLLQKAFSVRQCEDSYYANRTRPCLQYQIKRCKGPCTGLVTAEEYAEDVRHSVMFLEGRSQQLGNELNAEMEKAAMSLNFEKAAELRDQIALLRRVQDQQYIEGGSGDVDVIAAFVNPGGACVHLISVRGGRVLGSKNFFPQVGIEEEVAEVMAAFLSQYYLGNAERELPGELIVNVVHEDFAAISEALQTLRGRELTISHRVRGTRARWQQLAVTNAEQALNARLANRQHMAARFEALAEVLGLDEVPQRLECYDISHSSGEATVASCVVFGPEGPLKSDYRRFNIEGVTAGDDYAAMHQALTRRYGRIKDGEGKLPDVLLVDGGKGQLNMARDVMQELGFSDLTLLGVAKGVTRKAGFETLYLNDVHHEFTLKGDSPALHLIQQIRDEAHRFAITGHRARRGKARRVSSLEDVAGVGPKRRRDLLKHFGGLQELNRASVDEIAKAPGISKKLAESIYASLHSE
- the gacA gene encoding response regulator transcription factor GacA: MIRVLVVDDHDLVRTGITRMLADIDGLQVVGEGDSGESALRLARELKPDVVLMDVKMPGIGGLEATRKLLRSHPDIKVVAVTVCEEDPFPTRLLQAGAAGYLTKGAGLDEMVQAIRLAFAGQRYISPQIAQQMALKPFQPQGSPFDALSEREIQIALMIVGCQKVQIISDKLCLSPKTVNTYRYRIFEKLSVTSDVELTLLAVRHGMVDASL
- a CDS encoding inorganic phosphate transporter, with translation MATPSLASLPQLAQRDARPQLAHKPGRATLVLFFGLLLAGIAYTAWSLKQDVTASGTVITTVTPFLLLGLALLIALGFEFVNGFHDTANAVATVIYTHSLPAPVAVVWSGLCNFLGVLLSSGAVAFGIIALLPVELILQVGSSAGFAMVFALLLAAIIWNLGTWWLGLPASSSHTLIGSIIGVGVANALMHGRDGTSGVDWAQASKVGYALLFSPLLGFACAALLLLALRTLVKRKALYQAPEGQTPPPWWIRGVLILTCTGVSFAHGSNDGQKGMGLIMLILVGTLPMAYALNKTMPNEQAMQFSAVAEVTRQALVRGARQAAPADPRQVLTTFIAEPRANPQLIPALAALAGMIGEEVKGYGSLKRVPAEAMANVRNDMYLTSEAIRLIEKNQLVVFDAGTRSQVLLFKTQLDDATRYIPLWVKVAVAIALGLGTMVGWRRIVVTVGEKIGKTHLSYAQGASAEVVAMCTIGAADMFGLPVSTTHVLSSGVAGTMVANGSGIQKRTLVNLLMAWVLTLPAAMLLAGSLYWLLHHIF
- the pgsA gene encoding CDP-diacylglycerol--glycerol-3-phosphate 3-phosphatidyltransferase, giving the protein MNIPNLLTVLRVLLIPIFILLFYVPYHWSYMAASSVFAVAAATDWLDGYLARRLQQSTPFGAFLDPVADKLMVAVALVLLVQTHANFWLTLPAAVIIGREIVVSALREWMAELGARAHVAVSNLGKWKTAAQMLALVILLGNPPAVTFWVILGYALLLVAAGLTLWSMVHYLLAAWPHLREGSEQK